A window of Pirellula sp. SH-Sr6A contains these coding sequences:
- a CDS encoding putative sugar nucleotidyl transferase — MTIVVFEDPQCELLAPITLARLAATVTCGSYRLVDFLELLSDDVFAVSRPHLQAIQRIDFPSLKSLESEANGIAEDRPVSVFLNARVAPTASNLATLQTILDGLQQGDAPLPPSVIMDREHVAAVIGPPWSLHDLFQSGYLGMEELLEKAKQFHPIDAALSTIGLPHELIQIHMDCIRENLDLRIRLSQMESSGSPALTQLSDGLFVAEGATVGDYVLSDTRKGPIIVDRGAEIGPYTLLRGPIYIGPKSRILEHSAIKDAVSLCHTTKIGGEVEASIVEPYTNKQHHGFLGHSYLGSWINLGAGTCNSDLKNTYGTVNMEYGFGKSQTNMQFLGCIMGDYSKTAINTGIFTGKVIGVCSMMYGFVTSNVPSFVNYARLFGQLASLPPEVMVSSQQRMFSRRNVQQRGCDVQLIYDMYRLTQIERDRQGDALAL, encoded by the coding sequence ATGACCATCGTCGTCTTTGAAGATCCACAGTGCGAACTCTTGGCTCCCATTACCCTCGCACGCTTGGCCGCGACGGTGACTTGCGGTAGCTACCGACTGGTCGACTTTTTGGAACTGCTATCCGACGACGTTTTCGCAGTGTCGCGTCCCCACTTGCAAGCGATTCAACGGATCGACTTCCCCTCCCTCAAGTCATTGGAGTCGGAAGCGAACGGGATCGCCGAGGACCGACCCGTCTCGGTATTCCTCAACGCGCGAGTAGCTCCTACTGCAAGCAACTTGGCGACACTTCAAACAATTCTCGATGGGTTGCAGCAAGGGGATGCTCCTCTCCCTCCCAGCGTCATCATGGATCGGGAACACGTCGCGGCGGTGATCGGTCCTCCTTGGTCTCTGCACGATTTGTTTCAGTCCGGCTATCTGGGGATGGAGGAACTCCTCGAAAAGGCAAAACAATTTCACCCGATCGATGCTGCGCTTTCGACGATCGGACTGCCGCACGAATTGATCCAAATTCATATGGATTGCATCCGAGAGAACTTAGACCTGCGGATTCGTCTCTCGCAAATGGAGTCATCCGGCTCCCCGGCGCTGACCCAACTCAGCGATGGATTGTTCGTAGCCGAAGGCGCGACGGTAGGGGATTATGTGTTGAGCGACACTCGAAAGGGACCGATTATCGTCGACCGAGGCGCGGAGATCGGTCCCTACACACTTCTCCGCGGTCCGATTTATATCGGTCCGAAATCACGGATCTTGGAGCATTCGGCCATCAAGGATGCGGTCTCCCTCTGCCATACGACCAAGATTGGTGGTGAGGTAGAAGCATCGATCGTCGAACCGTATACGAACAAACAACACCACGGATTTCTCGGACACAGTTACCTTGGCAGTTGGATCAATCTGGGAGCGGGAACCTGCAACAGCGATCTCAAGAACACCTACGGCACGGTGAATATGGAATACGGCTTTGGAAAATCCCAAACGAATATGCAGTTCCTGGGCTGCATTATGGGAGACTATTCCAAAACAGCGATCAATACCGGGATCTTTACAGGTAAAGTCATCGGGGTCTGCAGTATGATGTACGGATTCGTGACGAGCAACGTTCCGAGTTTTGTGAACTACGCGCGACTCTTCGGTCAATTGGCGAGCCTACCGCCCGAAGTGATGGTTAGCTCCCAACAACGCATGTTCTCCCGGCGCAATGTCCAACAACGGGGATGCGATGTTCAATTGATCTACGACATGTATCGCTTGACGCAGATCGAACGGGATCGACAGGGAGACGCCCTCGCCCTGTGA
- a CDS encoding YqgE/AlgH family protein codes for MDIQLAGRCLLASPFMEDSNFSRSVVLILQHSEQESFGLVLNRPTDFTMSKVVSMVCELECVHSEPLYYGGPVDGPLIAIHDSPNVGGHPFSEMLYVTSDQDDLKKLFVTKSARVKLFDGFSGWGPGQLQSELDTGSWLVSDITVEEILSTSDLWDTMVKRIGHQILATGLDRAQSVADPSWN; via the coding sequence ATGGATATACAACTTGCAGGAAGATGTCTTCTCGCTTCCCCCTTCATGGAGGACAGCAATTTCAGCCGTTCCGTCGTGCTCATTCTGCAACACTCCGAACAGGAATCATTCGGGTTGGTACTGAATCGTCCTACGGACTTTACAATGTCCAAAGTGGTTTCGATGGTTTGCGAATTGGAGTGCGTGCATTCCGAGCCGCTCTATTACGGTGGCCCCGTCGATGGCCCTCTCATCGCGATCCATGACAGCCCCAACGTGGGAGGTCACCCCTTTTCGGAGATGCTCTATGTGACAAGCGACCAAGACGATCTCAAAAAGCTGTTCGTCACCAAATCGGCCCGCGTGAAACTCTTTGACGGATTCTCGGGTTGGGGCCCTGGGCAATTGCAATCCGAACTCGACACCGGAAGCTGGTTGGTATCCGACATTACCGTAGAAGAGATCCTTTCCACATCGGATCTCTGGGACACCATGGTCAAGCGCATCGGACACCAAATCCTGGCTACAGGACTAGACCGAGCACAATCGGTCGCCGACCCGAGTTGGAACTGA
- a CDS encoding glucuronate isomerase, whose protein sequence is MNSQATTLFQELDAIVLIDSHSHINPTSAASRDLADLLGYHYYTELAHSSGKPKTEIEEPGISSREKVSRLFTHLGNIDNTIQWSWFLELARELFGFQGEEIDSSNWEEVYDLASECMQQPDWEEQVLRKSGVEKVFLTNDFDDSLKGFDTQRYVPCLRTDDLVFHLANPAVRERLAKATGLESSNLSVLKQAIAKLFQHFCANQARACAISLPPWFSPKAYTDDSAVAAKAMDEILSRGLDASDAAKQTIAEWVFWKIAELSDAHGLPFDLMIGVNRKVYPGGVFQGQDLYDSRVSLVQYSELFNAFTKLMFPISVLASVTNQELVDFAWIFPNVLTHGHWWYSNTPNYIRHDLRGRIEAIPRNKQIGYYSDAYKLEFILPKFRMYKRLLAETLASEYCVGRGWSEAKAIDLGRQILRGNVETIFQIQ, encoded by the coding sequence ATGAATTCTCAGGCCACAACCCTTTTTCAAGAGCTCGACGCGATCGTTCTTATCGACTCGCACTCCCATATCAATCCCACGAGCGCTGCGTCGCGCGATCTAGCCGATTTGCTCGGGTACCATTACTACACGGAGCTGGCTCACTCCTCTGGAAAGCCCAAGACGGAGATTGAGGAGCCGGGGATTTCTTCGCGAGAGAAAGTCTCCCGTCTCTTCACGCACTTAGGAAACATCGACAACACGATTCAGTGGTCTTGGTTCCTCGAGCTAGCTCGAGAACTGTTCGGGTTTCAGGGGGAAGAAATCGATTCTTCGAACTGGGAAGAGGTGTATGACCTCGCGTCCGAGTGCATGCAACAGCCTGACTGGGAAGAACAAGTCCTACGCAAAAGCGGTGTGGAAAAAGTTTTTCTGACGAACGATTTTGATGATTCGCTGAAGGGCTTCGACACCCAGCGCTATGTCCCTTGCTTGCGAACCGATGACCTGGTGTTTCACTTGGCGAATCCTGCGGTTCGGGAGCGTTTGGCCAAAGCGACCGGCTTGGAATCTTCTAATCTATCGGTTCTCAAGCAGGCAATCGCCAAGTTGTTCCAACACTTTTGCGCGAACCAAGCCAGAGCCTGCGCGATCTCTCTTCCGCCGTGGTTTTCCCCCAAGGCATACACCGATGATTCCGCCGTCGCCGCCAAAGCGATGGACGAAATCCTTTCGCGAGGGCTCGATGCCTCCGATGCCGCCAAGCAGACGATAGCGGAATGGGTTTTTTGGAAGATTGCAGAACTTTCCGACGCTCATGGGCTCCCTTTCGATTTGATGATTGGGGTGAACAGGAAGGTCTATCCTGGGGGCGTTTTCCAAGGCCAGGATTTGTATGACTCGCGCGTTTCACTCGTTCAGTACAGCGAGTTGTTTAATGCATTTACCAAGCTTATGTTCCCGATTTCGGTGCTCGCGTCGGTCACCAACCAAGAGCTCGTCGATTTCGCGTGGATCTTTCCCAACGTCCTCACACACGGACATTGGTGGTATAGCAATACTCCCAATTACATCCGGCATGACCTGCGAGGGCGCATCGAAGCCATACCTCGCAATAAGCAGATCGGCTATTACAGCGATGCTTACAAACTGGAATTCATTCTCCCCAAATTCCGAATGTACAAACGACTGTTGGCGGAGACCTTGGCATCCGAATATTGCGTGGGACGAGGGTGGAGCGAAGCCAAAGCGATCGACTTGGGACGCCAAATCCTACGGGGTAACGTCGAGACAATCTTCCAAATTCAATAA
- a CDS encoding ABC transporter ATP-binding protein, which translates to MPVSKSEFQKYLATLPSRIKEEKKSKEIDSYHASMSGKDKDALVKRTHRSFWQLFRAFWQLLAGYQTKIYLGLASLTISTLLALLPPLGTKVAIDGALTNPPAPLPDSLARWVGSPEPITLLVGIAIAVALVTLVRTAIHLYGRWLCTQAVNQVQMSIRRRVFDHMLHMPLHKIQQLKSGGATSLIREDAGGIADLIFSMVYNPWQAVVQLLGSLLVLMLVDWRLLAAGLLLLPAVYFSHRTWIYAIRPLYRDVRNRRQTIDANTTETFGGIRVVRTFARQRSESKRFLWWSHVLVRQQLMVWWRTRLIEIVWEVIIPLASTSLLVYGGWQILQGELTLGDLMMFLVYLTMLLGPIATLAGSAVQFQNNLAGLDRILDLLASPRELVDHSGSKRVSRSQANGHVEFENVWFKYPENESWVLQDVSFDAEPGTTIAIVGRSGAGKSTLCNLVARFFDPDRGSIRLDGTDLRDIRLHSYRQLLGVVEQDVFLFDGTIAENIAYGRRHATQDEIEEAAQAAAAHEFILQSPHGYETKIGERGFKLSGGQRQRLAIARAILADPRILILDEATSNLDSESEKRIQESLSILLRNRTSFVIAHRLSTIIHADQILVLDAGQIVQRGTHRELMEQNGVYQQMVRLQIESPIMQEFVDE; encoded by the coding sequence ATGCCAGTCAGCAAATCAGAGTTCCAGAAATATCTGGCAACTCTCCCCTCCCGGATCAAGGAGGAAAAGAAGTCGAAAGAAATCGACTCCTACCACGCGTCGATGTCTGGCAAGGACAAAGATGCTCTTGTCAAACGGACCCACCGCTCCTTCTGGCAATTGTTCCGAGCATTCTGGCAATTGCTCGCCGGCTACCAAACGAAGATCTATCTCGGTTTGGCTTCTCTGACGATCTCCACCCTGCTAGCTCTGCTCCCCCCGCTCGGTACCAAAGTCGCCATCGATGGCGCGTTGACGAATCCCCCGGCCCCTCTCCCCGACTCCCTTGCACGATGGGTTGGTTCTCCCGAACCGATCACGCTCCTCGTCGGCATCGCCATCGCCGTTGCCCTGGTGACCTTGGTCCGCACCGCGATCCACCTCTATGGACGATGGCTTTGCACGCAAGCGGTCAACCAAGTCCAAATGTCGATTCGCCGCCGAGTCTTCGACCACATGCTCCACATGCCGCTTCACAAAATCCAACAGCTCAAATCAGGCGGCGCTACCAGCTTGATCCGAGAGGATGCGGGCGGAATCGCTGACCTTATCTTCAGCATGGTTTACAACCCATGGCAAGCCGTTGTACAGCTTCTGGGAAGCTTGTTGGTCCTGATGTTGGTGGATTGGCGATTGTTGGCAGCCGGTCTTCTGCTATTGCCTGCAGTCTATTTCAGCCACCGTACCTGGATTTATGCCATTCGCCCGCTGTACCGGGACGTTCGCAATCGTCGTCAAACCATCGATGCCAACACGACGGAAACTTTTGGGGGGATCCGAGTCGTTCGAACCTTTGCGCGTCAGCGGAGTGAATCGAAACGATTTCTTTGGTGGAGCCATGTGCTCGTCCGCCAACAGCTCATGGTTTGGTGGCGAACCAGATTGATTGAAATCGTTTGGGAAGTCATCATCCCCCTGGCTTCGACATCCCTGCTTGTCTACGGCGGATGGCAGATCCTCCAAGGAGAACTGACGCTTGGTGACCTGATGATGTTCCTTGTCTATCTCACCATGCTTCTCGGTCCGATCGCCACGCTCGCGGGGAGTGCGGTCCAGTTCCAGAACAACTTGGCAGGGCTCGATCGCATCCTCGACCTTCTGGCGTCTCCCCGGGAACTGGTCGATCATTCCGGATCCAAACGCGTTTCCCGGTCACAGGCGAACGGCCACGTCGAGTTTGAGAATGTCTGGTTCAAGTATCCAGAAAATGAAAGTTGGGTTCTCCAAGACGTGAGCTTCGACGCCGAACCCGGGACCACCATCGCCATCGTCGGGAGAAGCGGCGCGGGAAAGAGCACGCTCTGCAATCTTGTCGCCCGTTTCTTTGATCCGGACCGTGGATCGATTCGCCTCGACGGGACAGACCTCCGCGATATTCGACTCCATTCCTATCGCCAACTCCTCGGAGTTGTCGAGCAAGACGTTTTCCTGTTCGATGGAACGATCGCGGAGAATATTGCGTATGGACGTCGCCACGCGACCCAAGATGAAATCGAGGAAGCGGCTCAAGCGGCAGCGGCCCACGAATTCATTCTGCAATCCCCCCACGGGTACGAAACCAAGATCGGCGAGCGAGGCTTTAAGCTCAGCGGAGGCCAGCGACAACGGCTGGCTATCGCCCGCGCCATTTTGGCGGACCCCCGTATCTTGATTCTCGACGAGGCGACATCCAATCTGGACAGCGAAAGCGAAAAACGCATTCAAGAAAGCTTGAGTATCCTGCTTCGTAACAGGACTTCGTTTGTCATCGCGCACCGACTGAGTACGATAATCCATGCAGATCAAATCCTGGTGCTGGACGCAGGGCAAATCGTTCAACGCGGAACTCACCGGGAGCTGATGGAGCAAAACGGCGTCTACCAGCAAATGGTGCGACTCCAAATTGAAAGCCCCATCATGCAGGAGTTTGTGGACGAATAA
- a CDS encoding protein-L-isoaspartate(D-aspartate) O-methyltransferase: MRLPLLPLAFGFLIAMPIITSAQPPGRFFNNDPEEQFRILRERLIDNVLIPGGITDQRVLNSVKTTLRHQFVPKQHIAKSYQDIAIPIGESQTISSPFIVALMTQALEPKPTDKVLEIGTGSGYQAAILSPLVQDVYTIEIVEELGYRTKQLLADLQYTNVHCLVGDGFKGWPEHAPFDKIIVTCSPEKVPQPLQDQLKEGGVMIIPVGERYQQMLCRMKKINGVLEKESLQPTLFVPMTGQAEASREIAPDPANPKLLNNSFEEDLIKEFHVPGWYYQFGCTVVEDPAAPEGKRVAEFSSDDPSQPSMLLQGLALDGRVVKRIRLGAWMKVDEVRIGPDRTRSPSVAIQYFDEKRNLIGYNYVGGLKGTLPWKRHEDEFRVPAATREAIVSIGLFGAQGTARFDGVFLIPNTK; the protein is encoded by the coding sequence ATGCGACTCCCCCTTCTTCCCCTCGCTTTCGGTTTCCTTATCGCCATGCCGATCATCACCTCCGCGCAGCCCCCCGGACGTTTCTTCAACAATGACCCCGAAGAACAGTTCCGCATCCTGCGCGAACGACTGATCGACAATGTTCTTATCCCAGGTGGCATCACCGACCAGCGAGTCCTGAACTCGGTAAAGACCACGCTTCGCCATCAGTTCGTTCCCAAACAGCACATCGCCAAGTCCTACCAAGACATCGCGATCCCGATCGGCGAAAGCCAGACCATCAGCAGCCCCTTCATCGTCGCACTGATGACCCAAGCGTTGGAACCAAAGCCGACGGACAAAGTTCTCGAAATCGGAACCGGGAGTGGCTACCAAGCGGCGATCTTAAGTCCGCTCGTCCAGGATGTGTACACCATCGAAATCGTCGAGGAACTAGGCTACCGAACCAAACAACTGCTTGCAGATTTGCAATACACCAACGTCCACTGTCTGGTCGGCGACGGTTTCAAAGGCTGGCCCGAACATGCCCCTTTCGACAAGATCATTGTGACATGCTCCCCTGAAAAGGTCCCGCAACCTCTACAGGATCAACTCAAAGAAGGTGGGGTGATGATCATTCCCGTCGGAGAGCGCTACCAACAAATGCTCTGCCGAATGAAAAAGATCAACGGGGTCCTGGAAAAGGAATCGCTACAACCGACGCTGTTTGTGCCGATGACAGGACAAGCGGAGGCGAGCCGGGAGATCGCCCCAGACCCAGCGAACCCCAAACTTCTCAACAACAGCTTTGAGGAAGATCTCATCAAAGAGTTTCACGTTCCGGGATGGTACTACCAGTTCGGTTGCACCGTCGTGGAGGACCCCGCGGCGCCCGAAGGAAAACGAGTCGCTGAGTTTTCAAGCGACGACCCCAGCCAACCGAGCATGCTGCTGCAAGGCCTGGCTCTGGACGGTCGCGTCGTGAAGCGAATCCGCCTAGGAGCCTGGATGAAAGTCGATGAAGTTCGAATCGGTCCAGACCGCACGCGTTCCCCCTCCGTAGCGATTCAGTACTTCGACGAAAAACGCAATCTGATCGGGTACAACTACGTCGGTGGACTCAAAGGAACACTTCCATGGAAACGCCATGAAGATGAATTCCGCGTCCCCGCAGCGACCCGCGAAGCCATCGTTTCGATCGGCCTGTTCGGCGCCCAAGGTACCGCGCGTTTCGATGGCGTTTTTCTCATCCCCAATACCAAATAA
- the asd gene encoding aspartate-semialdehyde dehydrogenase, translated as MKKVGLVGWRGMVGSVLMQRMAAESDFQHFEPVFFSTSNSGGAAPQVGGSGSGILQSATDISILSKMDAIVSCQGGDYTSSIYSQLRTSGWNGIWIDAASTLRMDKHSIIILDPVNDHVIRDGLKKGVLAYIGGNCTVSLMLMALHGLFRNDLVEWLTSMTYQAASGAGAQNMRELLQQMGVAHGSVANLLADPASAILEIDRQVAGTIRSSDYPTSQFGAPLAGSLIPWIDKDLGNGQSKEEWKGRSETNKILGLAPNTIPVDGVCVRIGAMRCHSQALTIKLKKDVPIDEIVDMLATANPWAKVVPNEREASMRELTPAAVTGGLVCPVGRLRKLDLEPSNRGRFLSAFTVGDQLLWGAAEPLRRMLRIWLEG; from the coding sequence GTGAAGAAGGTAGGTTTGGTCGGTTGGCGTGGGATGGTCGGGTCCGTCCTTATGCAGCGCATGGCGGCGGAGAGTGATTTCCAGCACTTCGAACCCGTTTTTTTCTCGACATCAAATTCAGGGGGTGCAGCGCCTCAGGTCGGCGGGTCCGGGTCGGGGATTCTGCAATCGGCAACCGATATATCGATTCTTTCGAAGATGGACGCCATCGTCTCCTGCCAAGGAGGTGATTACACATCGTCGATTTATTCGCAATTGCGTACCAGCGGATGGAACGGGATTTGGATCGACGCGGCATCGACCCTTCGGATGGACAAGCATTCGATCATCATTCTCGATCCCGTGAATGACCATGTCATTCGCGATGGACTGAAGAAGGGCGTCCTCGCTTATATTGGTGGTAATTGCACTGTGTCGTTGATGCTGATGGCGTTGCACGGGCTCTTCCGAAATGATCTCGTCGAGTGGCTCACCAGCATGACCTATCAAGCTGCATCGGGCGCAGGCGCGCAAAACATGCGCGAGCTTTTGCAACAAATGGGAGTCGCGCACGGCAGCGTTGCCAATCTCCTCGCAGACCCAGCTTCGGCCATCTTGGAAATCGACCGACAAGTTGCTGGTACGATTCGTTCGTCGGACTATCCAACCTCTCAATTCGGCGCCCCTTTGGCGGGGAGTTTGATTCCTTGGATCGATAAAGATCTAGGGAACGGTCAGAGCAAAGAAGAGTGGAAGGGGAGATCCGAAACGAACAAGATCCTGGGCCTGGCACCCAATACGATTCCGGTTGACGGAGTCTGTGTGCGCATCGGTGCAATGCGTTGTCATAGTCAGGCCCTGACGATCAAGTTAAAAAAGGATGTGCCGATCGACGAAATCGTAGACATGCTGGCAACCGCCAATCCGTGGGCTAAGGTCGTTCCCAACGAGCGTGAAGCCTCCATGCGAGAGCTTACACCGGCTGCGGTAACGGGCGGACTCGTTTGCCCTGTCGGTCGACTGCGAAAATTGGATTTAGAACCGAGTAACCGAGGGCGTTTCCTCTCTGCATTCACCGTGGGAGATCAACTTCTTTGGGGAGCTGCCGAACCTCTTCGCCGCATGCTCCGCATCTGGTTGGAAGGCTAA
- a CDS encoding MoaD/ThiS family protein, with amino-acid sequence MMRILLFGGAREAADATTVEVELQLPVTIAQIAESLGAQVPGLKSYLASSRFAVNHEIVDSQFLITPDLPNLEVALIPPVSGG; translated from the coding sequence ATGATGCGAATTTTGCTGTTCGGAGGGGCGAGGGAAGCCGCCGACGCGACTACCGTCGAAGTCGAACTTCAATTGCCTGTCACGATTGCACAGATCGCAGAGTCTTTGGGGGCGCAGGTCCCAGGGCTCAAGTCCTACCTTGCCTCGTCTCGCTTCGCGGTCAACCACGAGATCGTTGATTCCCAGTTTCTCATCACTCCCGACCTTCCTAACCTTGAAGTCGCATTGATTCCTCCCGTCAGTGGAGGCTGA
- the efp gene encoding elongation factor P produces the protein MASYKTSDLKKGLKVQIDGEPYLLSEVHFVKPGKGNALYKCKLKNLIRNTVLDRTLKGGDELEVADVEEVETQFLYNQTGTFVFMDIVSFEQFELSADQVDENWKYLKEGMPVAMVLFNGNPITISPPSHVTLKVIETEPGVKGDTATNVTKPAKVETGGEFNVPGFIKEGNVIKIDTRTGDYVERVSMD, from the coding sequence GTGGCATCTTACAAGACCAGTGACCTGAAAAAGGGCCTCAAAGTCCAAATCGACGGCGAACCATACCTCCTCTCCGAAGTCCACTTCGTCAAGCCAGGCAAAGGAAACGCCCTCTACAAATGCAAACTGAAGAACTTGATCCGAAACACCGTCCTCGACCGAACTCTCAAGGGTGGTGACGAATTGGAAGTGGCCGACGTCGAAGAAGTCGAAACCCAATTCCTGTACAACCAAACCGGCACTTTCGTCTTCATGGACATCGTTTCGTTCGAACAATTCGAACTGTCGGCCGATCAAGTCGACGAGAACTGGAAATACCTCAAAGAGGGAATGCCGGTGGCGATGGTTCTCTTCAATGGAAACCCCATCACCATTTCCCCACCTTCCCACGTCACCTTGAAAGTCATCGAGACTGAGCCGGGCGTCAAAGGGGATACTGCCACCAACGTCACCAAACCTGCGAAGGTGGAAACAGGGGGAGAGTTCAACGTCCCTGGCTTCATCAAAGAAGGCAACGTCATCAAAATCGACACCCGCACCGGCGATTACGTCGAACGGGTCAGCATGGACTAA
- the purM gene encoding phosphoribosylformylglycinamidine cyclo-ligase, whose amino-acid sequence MATTYKDSGVDLELYEQAMQKLPSLMHRTFTPRVVRNDGGFAGLYALDFAKSLFARNYEEPILVSGTDGVGTKLQVAQRAGKHDTVGIDLVAMCVNDVLCTGAEPLFFLDYVAMGKDNPPLLEAIVRGISDGCIDAECSLLGGETAIMPSHYHDDMYDLAGFCVGVVDKKRLVSGNAIAAGDVLIGVPSSGLHSNGFSLVRKVVFDKAKLDIDSHVADLGTTVADALLTPTLIYSKVVRSVLSRYKVKSVVHGIAHITGGGLLENTERILPPTVDLEFVRGSWEVLPVFRWLQQLGEIEQHEMEHVFNMGLGLVFAVSPYYADSVQALIRSQGLACSVIGEAVEGTGKSRYRS is encoded by the coding sequence ATGGCAACGACTTACAAAGACAGCGGGGTGGATCTCGAGCTTTATGAACAAGCGATGCAGAAGCTGCCGTCGCTCATGCACCGCACCTTCACACCTCGCGTCGTTCGCAACGATGGAGGATTCGCAGGTCTCTACGCGCTCGACTTTGCCAAGTCGCTGTTTGCTCGCAACTACGAAGAACCGATTTTGGTATCGGGGACCGATGGAGTGGGTACGAAATTGCAGGTCGCTCAGCGGGCGGGCAAGCATGACACGGTCGGGATCGATTTGGTCGCGATGTGCGTAAATGATGTTCTTTGCACCGGCGCTGAGCCGTTGTTCTTTCTGGATTACGTGGCGATGGGGAAGGACAATCCCCCTCTCTTGGAAGCGATCGTGCGAGGAATTTCCGATGGATGCATCGATGCCGAGTGCAGCTTGCTCGGGGGCGAGACCGCGATCATGCCGAGTCACTACCACGACGACATGTATGATCTCGCGGGATTTTGTGTTGGGGTTGTCGATAAAAAACGCTTGGTTTCTGGAAATGCCATCGCGGCGGGGGATGTGTTGATAGGAGTCCCTTCATCGGGGCTACATAGCAACGGATTCAGCTTGGTCCGCAAAGTGGTCTTCGATAAGGCAAAGCTCGATATCGATAGCCATGTGGCTGACTTGGGCACCACGGTAGCCGATGCCTTGCTCACCCCCACCTTGATTTACAGCAAAGTGGTTCGATCTGTCTTGAGCCGATACAAAGTGAAGTCGGTCGTGCACGGGATTGCGCACATCACAGGGGGCGGGCTGCTGGAAAATACCGAGCGAATCCTACCCCCAACCGTCGATTTGGAGTTCGTACGAGGCTCATGGGAAGTTCTCCCAGTCTTTCGATGGCTCCAGCAATTGGGTGAAATCGAGCAGCACGAGATGGAGCATGTGTTCAACATGGGACTCGGCTTGGTCTTTGCTGTAAGTCCTTACTATGCCGACAGCGTGCAGGCGTTGATTCGCTCGCAAGGTCTTGCTTGCTCCGTCATCGGGGAGGCAGTCGAGGGTACCGGAAAGAGTCGCTACCGTTCGTAA
- a CDS encoding translation initiation factor — MGLFDGTSLERPVLCERCHQDIKVCTCPPPDVPPGKQRVSVRLEKRKNQRFVTQVAGFACPLGQIQQLLLELKNQCGAGGSCGEDWLEIQGDHKTKIESALIDRGYRIAKGKGK; from the coding sequence TTGGGTTTATTCGACGGAACATCATTAGAACGCCCGGTCCTGTGCGAGCGTTGTCATCAAGACATCAAGGTCTGCACGTGTCCGCCTCCGGATGTTCCCCCAGGCAAACAGCGCGTTTCGGTTCGACTGGAAAAGCGAAAGAATCAACGCTTCGTCACCCAAGTTGCAGGCTTTGCGTGCCCACTCGGGCAAATTCAACAGCTTCTGCTCGAGCTTAAAAATCAGTGCGGTGCGGGTGGTAGCTGCGGCGAGGATTGGTTGGAAATCCAAGGGGATCATAAGACGAAAATCGAATCGGCATTGATCGACCGCGGTTATCGCATTGCGAAGGGAAAAGGGAAATAA